A genomic window from Vagococcus entomophilus includes:
- a CDS encoding Cof-type HAD-IIB family hydrolase has protein sequence MQTIKALTFFDLDGTLLDEHSKITPEIAEAMVQLRKNGVMPIIATGRTNCEIQDTLDKTGINSVISMNGQYVLFDGKEIYSSQLSPETCAKMLKLTQANGHDLGFYNANKIAVTQHNSLVKKTYNLIHSDLPEIQPDFYEKEPVNMLLVLSEDQTTDPIYFEAFPDLTFFRNGPYSIDTIAGDGSKGNGVRKLIENLGLEDVPTYAFGDGSNDIDLFLACENRIAMGNAIPQLKEIATHITTKNTDHGIVNALNHFHLL, from the coding sequence ATGCAAACTATTAAAGCGTTAACTTTTTTTGACTTAGATGGCACATTACTTGACGAGCATTCAAAAATCACACCTGAGATTGCAGAGGCCATGGTTCAATTGCGTAAAAATGGAGTCATGCCGATTATTGCGACTGGCCGAACAAATTGTGAAATTCAAGATACGCTTGATAAGACTGGTATTAATTCAGTTATCTCAATGAATGGACAATACGTGCTTTTTGACGGAAAAGAAATTTACAGTAGTCAATTATCACCTGAAACTTGTGCCAAAATGTTAAAACTTACCCAGGCAAATGGTCATGACTTAGGCTTTTATAATGCTAATAAAATTGCGGTTACTCAGCATAATTCTTTGGTGAAAAAAACGTACAACTTAATTCATTCCGATTTACCTGAAATTCAGCCAGATTTTTATGAAAAAGAACCCGTAAATATGTTATTAGTCCTATCAGAAGATCAAACAACTGACCCGATTTATTTTGAGGCCTTTCCAGATTTAACTTTCTTCCGTAATGGGCCCTACTCAATTGATACAATTGCTGGTGATGGTTCAAAAGGAAACGGCGTCCGAAAACTGATCGAAAACTTAGGCCTTGAAGATGTTCCGACATATGCTTTTGGTGATGGTAGCAATGATATTGACTTATTCCTAGCATGCGAAAATCGTATCGCAATGGGAAATGCCATTCCTCAGTTAAAAGAAATTGCAACTCACATTACAACCAAAAATACCGATCACGGAATTGTCAATGCTTTGAACCATTTTCACTTATTATAA
- a CDS encoding VIT1/CCC1 transporter family protein gives MKKENLGQKLNVLRAGVLGANDGIVSVAGTVLGVAGATNHLPTIMISGVASLVAGAFSMAGGEYVSVSTQRDTEKAIIVQEKQELKTNFLKEEQELAADYVEKGLSNELAQQVAKELMQKAPLEIHAKETYGIDPKEYVNPWRAALSSLVSFSLGALLPLIAILLLPSAFKIGGTFFIVGIALAITGYISSYLGEAPILPAVIRNCFVGMLTMIVTYCVGGWIGF, from the coding sequence ATGAAAAAAGAAAACTTGGGTCAGAAGCTAAACGTACTTAGAGCAGGTGTTTTGGGAGCAAACGATGGGATTGTTTCTGTTGCGGGGACCGTACTTGGGGTTGCAGGTGCGACCAATCATCTACCTACAATTATGATTTCGGGTGTTGCATCGTTGGTTGCAGGAGCATTTTCTATGGCTGGTGGTGAATATGTATCAGTTAGTACACAAAGGGACACTGAAAAAGCCATTATTGTGCAAGAGAAACAAGAGTTAAAAACAAATTTTCTGAAAGAAGAGCAAGAGCTAGCGGCAGATTATGTCGAGAAAGGTCTGTCCAATGAATTGGCACAGCAAGTAGCAAAAGAACTTATGCAAAAAGCACCACTAGAGATCCATGCAAAAGAGACGTACGGCATTGATCCAAAAGAATATGTAAATCCTTGGCGTGCGGCACTGTCTTCTCTAGTCTCTTTTTCGTTGGGAGCATTACTGCCACTTATTGCCATTTTACTCCTACCGAGTGCTTTTAAAATTGGTGGTACCTTTTTTATTGTGGGCATCGCATTAGCGATTACTGGCTATATCAGCAGCTATTTAGGTGAGGCCCCCATTTTACCCGCGGTCATCCGGAATTGCTTTGTTGGAATGCTTACGATGATTGTGACTTACTGCGTTGGAGGGTGGATTGGGTTTTAA
- a CDS encoding YczE/YyaS/YitT family protein — translation MEIFKKIKLRKVLFAFLGVAILALGASILNVAGVGLDPNTAMNSGISSKLGTSLGIFQLCANAVILLFVFIFGRKLIGIGTVINMVLAGFLIDGFSSLYYKLFSFQMTFTYQVIYLIVGVLLFTLGASLYMSANLGNAPYDAIAPIIVEKTNFEYRKVRVCQDVIVVIIAFCFSGPIGVGTVINAFFTGPLIDFWNKKVSHPLIGE, via the coding sequence ATGGAAATTTTCAAAAAAATAAAATTAAGAAAAGTCTTATTTGCTTTTCTTGGAGTCGCCATTCTCGCACTAGGCGCTTCTATTTTAAATGTTGCTGGCGTAGGTTTAGATCCTAATACAGCTATGAACAGCGGGATTAGTAGTAAATTGGGAACTTCATTAGGAATTTTTCAATTATGCGCTAATGCGGTTATCCTATTATTTGTTTTTATTTTTGGACGAAAGTTGATCGGAATTGGAACCGTCATCAATATGGTATTAGCGGGATTCTTAATTGATGGCTTCTCTTCACTTTATTACAAGTTATTTTCCTTTCAAATGACATTTACCTATCAAGTAATCTATCTCATCGTTGGTGTACTCCTCTTTACATTAGGTGCCTCTTTGTATATGTCAGCGAATTTAGGCAATGCTCCGTACGATGCAATTGCTCCAATTATTGTGGAGAAAACAAATTTTGAATACCGCAAAGTTCGGGTTTGTCAAGATGTGATTGTCGTGATTATTGCTTTTTGTTTCAGTGGTCCAATTGGCGTGGGAACAGTTATTAATGCCTTTTTCACGGGTCCGTTGATTGATTTTTGGAATAAAAAAGTTAGCCATCCTTTAATTGGTGAATAA
- a CDS encoding hemolysin family protein has protein sequence MLIRLIIIATMIFFTALFVASEFALVKIRTSQLERLKDEGNKKANLALHVTHHLDEYLSACQLGITLTSLAIGWLGESTIESLLHPFLSYLPIPASVLSLISLVLAFLVVTFVHVVIGELVPKSYSISKTETVVLAVVHPLHLFYKITYPFIWLLNHAANATGKLFGIQMVAEGDETHTEEELLYIATNSYRKGEINRDEYVYLNNIFEFDERMAKEVMTNRTEMEVLEADTLIEPALHFAINKTHSRYPVIGESKDEIMGYVTLQQLVKSSFAKVKVPLTVADIAKEPIIMIETIPIKQLLKEMQKSHKHLAILIDEYGGTSGLVTIENILEEIVGDIQDEADKEPIKMKKIAQDSYLVDGRVEIEDIEKLFDTVLKETNGIISIGGYISNLYHTEICEGFSVTLHHLRFTVTDYENHVIQQLRIEKLPEETEDTEKSRESK, from the coding sequence ATATTGATTCGTTTGATCATCATCGCTACAATGATTTTTTTTACCGCTCTATTTGTAGCGTCTGAATTCGCTCTCGTTAAAATTAGAACGAGTCAGCTTGAGCGATTAAAAGATGAGGGCAACAAAAAAGCAAATTTGGCACTCCATGTTACCCACCATTTAGATGAATATTTAAGTGCTTGTCAGCTTGGAATAACATTGACTTCGTTGGCTATTGGTTGGTTGGGAGAAAGTACTATCGAAAGCTTATTGCATCCTTTCCTTTCTTATCTGCCTATACCTGCTTCTGTGTTATCGCTTATTTCACTTGTCCTAGCCTTTTTAGTTGTGACTTTCGTGCACGTTGTTATCGGGGAGTTAGTGCCGAAATCCTACAGCATTAGCAAAACAGAGACCGTCGTTTTAGCAGTTGTGCACCCCCTGCATCTCTTCTACAAGATTACCTACCCTTTTATTTGGTTATTAAACCACGCGGCTAATGCAACTGGAAAGCTCTTTGGTATTCAGATGGTCGCTGAAGGAGATGAAACACATACCGAAGAAGAATTGCTGTACATTGCTACAAATAGTTATCGTAAAGGAGAAATTAATCGCGATGAATATGTTTATTTGAATAATATTTTCGAATTTGATGAGCGGATGGCAAAAGAAGTGATGACCAATCGTACTGAAATGGAAGTACTTGAAGCCGATACTTTGATTGAGCCTGCCCTGCATTTTGCCATTAACAAAACGCACTCTCGCTATCCTGTTATTGGTGAATCAAAAGACGAAATCATGGGCTATGTCACCTTACAACAATTAGTCAAAAGCTCTTTTGCCAAGGTTAAAGTTCCTTTGACTGTAGCAGACATTGCAAAAGAGCCGATTATCATGATTGAGACCATCCCTATCAAACAATTGCTTAAAGAAATGCAAAAATCACACAAGCATCTCGCTATTTTAATTGATGAATACGGTGGCACTAGTGGATTAGTTACAATTGAAAATATATTAGAGGAAATTGTCGGTGACATTCAAGATGAGGCGGATAAAGAGCCGATTAAAATGAAGAAGATTGCACAAGATAGTTATTTAGTAGATGGACGGGTTGAAATTGAAGATATTGAAAAACTCTTTGATACGGTTTTAAAAGAAACAAACGGTATTATTAGTATTGGTGGGTATATTAGCAATTTATACCATACTGAAATCTGTGAAGGTTTTTCCGTCACACTGCATCACCTTCGTTTTACTGTAACAGATTACGAAAATCATGTGATTCAGCAACTACGAATCGAAAAATTGCCAGAAGAAACTGAAGACACAGAAAAAAGCAGGGAGAGCAAATAA
- the clpP gene encoding ATP-dependent Clp endopeptidase proteolytic subunit ClpP — MNLIPTVIEQSARGERAYDIYSRLLKDRIIMLSGAIDDNVANSVIAQLLFLDAQDSEKDIFIYINSPGGSVSAGLAIYDTMNFVKADVQTIVLGMAASMGSFLLTAGTKGKRFALPNAEIMIHQPLGGAQGQAAEIEIAAKHILNTRERLNKILAERTGQPLEVIERDTDRDNFMTPEQAKEYGLIDEVMINSSGLNA, encoded by the coding sequence ATGAATTTAATTCCTACAGTAATTGAGCAGTCCGCTCGAGGCGAACGCGCTTATGATATTTATTCAAGACTATTAAAAGATCGTATCATTATGTTAAGTGGAGCGATTGACGATAACGTTGCAAATTCCGTTATTGCTCAGCTTCTATTTTTAGATGCACAAGATTCAGAAAAAGACATTTTTATTTATATCAACTCTCCAGGAGGAAGTGTTTCTGCTGGACTTGCCATTTACGATACCATGAATTTTGTCAAAGCAGACGTTCAAACCATCGTACTAGGGATGGCTGCTTCTATGGGAAGTTTCTTACTTACTGCTGGTACAAAAGGCAAACGTTTCGCATTACCTAATGCAGAAATCATGATTCATCAACCGCTTGGTGGTGCTCAAGGACAAGCAGCTGAAATCGAAATTGCTGCAAAACATATTCTAAACACACGAGAACGTTTAAATAAAATTTTGGCTGAACGTACTGGACAACCTTTAGAAGTCATTGAACGCGATACAGACCGTGACAACTTTATGACGCCTGAACAAGCAAAAGAATACGGTTTGATTGATGAAGTAATGATCAATAGTTCTGGGCTTAATGCCTAA
- a CDS encoding thioredoxin domain-containing protein, with protein MDTSVIQPKFVTDTVGIKIGQSNAPIKLIEFINLRCPFCKKWFTESKEILDDALKKGKVQRVIKLLDKDKESLQRGNVMHHHVPAQAPDLAYVAIEKIFAVQDEWAEQSLTDVADYAENKLGLPFCEDQVLSTSIRKEAEQATIQFVPTLIIGETIFDESLSLEELVQLIEQ; from the coding sequence ATGGATACAAGTGTCATTCAACCCAAATTTGTAACAGATACTGTTGGCATTAAGATTGGACAATCTAATGCACCCATAAAGTTGATTGAATTTATCAATTTACGTTGCCCTTTTTGTAAAAAATGGTTCACAGAATCAAAAGAAATACTTGATGATGCTCTAAAAAAAGGCAAAGTCCAACGTGTAATCAAACTTTTAGATAAGGATAAAGAATCCTTACAACGGGGAAATGTGATGCATCATCATGTTCCAGCTCAAGCGCCTGACTTAGCCTATGTGGCAATTGAAAAGATTTTTGCGGTCCAAGATGAATGGGCAGAGCAGTCTCTGACAGACGTTGCAGACTATGCAGAAAATAAACTGGGCTTACCCTTTTGTGAAGACCAAGTTTTAAGTACTAGCATTCGTAAAGAAGCTGAGCAGGCAACGATTCAATTTGTTCCAACCTTAATCATTGGAGAGACGATTTTTGATGAATCCCTCTCTCTTGAAGAACTAGTCCAACTCATCGAGCAATAA
- a CDS encoding MurR/RpiR family transcriptional regulator — translation MADQVKLNFDLLTDNEKEMSFYIKEHKHEVINMSAVEFAEQTLSSKSSVSRLAQKLGFRGFAEMKYAIAQEMKQVATEPTDLISGLKDVINETFLYSEQVNFYPLLDKIKNARGLFIYATGFTQNNYSKEFANSLFLSGRTNFLISGETNFEIISQTLNSEDMVIITSLSGNTPAIKNTIKYLNMSKVPICSVTAFGKSFLSTHSKFQLYYEVSDVPAQGGSHRISMIGLNIILSIFAYKYREFILFDE, via the coding sequence GTGGCTGACCAAGTAAAGCTAAATTTTGATTTACTAACTGATAATGAAAAAGAAATGTCTTTTTATATCAAAGAACATAAGCACGAGGTAATAAACATGTCTGCAGTGGAATTTGCCGAACAAACATTGTCATCCAAAAGCTCCGTCTCTCGCTTGGCTCAAAAATTAGGGTTTCGCGGCTTTGCTGAAATGAAGTATGCGATTGCGCAAGAGATGAAGCAAGTAGCGACAGAGCCAACAGATTTAATCAGCGGACTTAAAGACGTCATCAATGAGACCTTTCTTTACTCTGAGCAAGTCAATTTTTATCCTTTATTAGATAAAATAAAAAATGCAAGAGGGCTATTTATTTATGCAACCGGTTTTACGCAAAATAATTATTCTAAGGAGTTCGCCAATAGCCTTTTTTTATCTGGACGAACCAACTTTTTGATTTCTGGTGAAACCAATTTCGAAATCATCAGCCAAACCTTAAATTCTGAGGATATGGTAATCATTACTTCTTTAAGCGGAAATACACCCGCAATAAAAAATACAATCAAGTATCTAAACATGAGTAAGGTACCTATTTGCTCCGTTACCGCTTTTGGTAAGAGCTTTTTGAGTACACATTCCAAGTTTCAGTTATACTACGAAGTAAGTGATGTCCCAGCACAAGGAGGCAGTCATAGAATATCGATGATTGGACTTAATATTATCCTATCCATTTTTGCTTACAAGTACCGAGAGTTTATCTTATTTGATGAATAA
- the whiA gene encoding DNA-binding protein WhiA, whose translation MSYASDVKKELTTLEVHKEHAKAELAALIKMNGAVSLANRQMILNVQTENAAIARRLYSLLKDHYQVRSELLVRRKMKLKKNNIYIVRLKQDTQNILMDLDIMDGMMFVTHVSSSIMGNAQKMRSYLRGAFLAGGSVNNPETSRYHLEIYSLYEEHNQDICDMLNYYGLNARTLERRNGYISYLKEAEKIADFLTLIGATNSMLKFEDVRIVRDMRNSVNRLVNCETANLNKTIDAASKQVENIQFIAQSVGLEALPEKLKEIAELRLAYPDLSLKELGEAAPSGPISKSGINHRIRKLNEYAEKLKKEE comes from the coding sequence GTGTCGTATGCCTCTGATGTAAAAAAGGAGCTAACCACTCTTGAAGTTCATAAAGAACACGCCAAGGCGGAACTAGCTGCTTTGATCAAGATGAATGGTGCAGTCTCACTTGCAAATCGCCAAATGATTTTAAACGTTCAAACTGAAAATGCAGCGATTGCTAGAAGATTGTATAGTTTATTAAAAGATCATTATCAAGTCAGAAGTGAGTTGCTAGTGCGCCGAAAAATGAAACTCAAAAAAAATAATATATATATTGTTCGTCTAAAACAAGATACACAAAATATTTTGATGGATTTGGATATCATGGATGGCATGATGTTTGTCACCCATGTTTCTTCTTCGATTATGGGAAATGCCCAAAAAATGCGCTCGTACTTAAGAGGAGCTTTTTTGGCGGGGGGATCCGTTAATAATCCAGAAACAAGCCGCTATCATTTAGAAATCTACTCATTATACGAAGAACACAATCAAGATATTTGTGATATGTTGAATTATTATGGGTTAAATGCCCGAACGTTAGAAAGAAGAAATGGTTATATTTCCTACTTAAAAGAAGCAGAAAAGATTGCGGATTTTTTAACTCTAATTGGTGCAACCAATTCAATGTTAAAATTCGAAGATGTTCGAATTGTAAGAGACATGAGAAATTCTGTTAATCGCCTTGTTAATTGTGAAACCGCAAATTTAAATAAAACGATTGATGCGGCTTCTAAACAAGTTGAAAATATTCAATTTATCGCACAGTCAGTTGGTTTGGAAGCCTTACCTGAAAAACTTAAAGAGATTGCAGAGTTAAGACTAGCATACCCAGATTTAAGTCTGAAAGAGTTGGGCGAGGCTGCACCGAGTGGGCCTATATCAAAGTCAGGCATCAATCATCGAATTCGAAAACTAAATGAGTATGCAGAAAAGTTAAAAAAAGAAGAATAA
- a CDS encoding gluconeogenesis factor YvcK family protein, protein MKTYRIRKPKIVIIGGGTGLPVILKSLRDQSADITAIVTVADDGGSSGKLRESINIAPPGDLRNVLVALSDMPQIYEDIFQYRFKQEDQFLADHTIGNLIIAALSEMRNSTYEAIQLLSKIMHVDGHIYPASENSLTLHAKYKDGTEESGESKIALERKQIDYVYVTNTYNAEKPIASRKVVTAIEEADMIVLGPGSLYTSILPNLVIEEIAESIKKTKAEVVYICNIMTQKGETEYFSDADHIRVLNHHLKTPFINTVLVNTEKVPQGYMNAEKYDEYLVQVAHDFNGLREQGCRVISADFLELKNGGVFHDGQKVVEELFRLVFGTSY, encoded by the coding sequence ATGAAAACATATAGAATCCGAAAACCCAAGATTGTCATCATCGGTGGTGGGACAGGATTACCCGTAATACTAAAAAGTTTGAGAGATCAAAGTGCAGATATCACGGCGATTGTGACGGTAGCCGACGATGGGGGAAGCAGTGGCAAGCTGAGAGAGAGTATCAATATAGCACCTCCGGGTGACTTAAGAAATGTATTGGTTGCTCTTTCGGATATGCCACAAATCTATGAAGATATTTTTCAATATCGCTTTAAGCAAGAGGATCAATTTTTGGCGGATCATACAATTGGTAATTTGATTATTGCAGCACTTTCTGAAATGAGAAATAGCACTTATGAAGCCATTCAGTTACTCTCTAAAATTATGCATGTGGATGGGCATATCTATCCAGCCTCTGAAAATTCTTTGACCTTACATGCGAAATATAAAGATGGAACTGAAGAATCAGGAGAATCTAAAATCGCTTTAGAACGTAAGCAGATTGATTACGTATATGTAACCAATACCTATAATGCTGAAAAACCAATTGCCTCAAGAAAAGTCGTAACTGCAATTGAAGAAGCAGATATGATTGTACTTGGTCCAGGAAGTCTGTACACGAGTATTTTGCCCAATTTAGTCATCGAAGAAATTGCGGAATCAATCAAAAAAACTAAGGCAGAAGTAGTCTATATTTGTAATATAATGACACAAAAAGGCGAAACGGAATACTTTTCTGATGCAGATCATATCCGGGTCTTAAATCATCATTTGAAAACTCCTTTTATCAATACGGTTTTAGTAAATACCGAAAAAGTACCTCAAGGCTATATGAATGCAGAAAAATATGATGAATACTTAGTTCAAGTCGCACATGATTTTAATGGACTTAGGGAACAGGGGTGTCGTGTCATATCGGCGGATTTTCTCGAGCTTAAAAATGGCGGTGTATTTCATGATGGCCAAAAAGTAGTGGAGGAGCTCTTTCGTTTAGTATTTGGGACATCGTATTAG
- the rapZ gene encoding RNase adapter RapZ: MTTDHLELVIITGMSGAGKTVAMQSFEDMGFFCIDNMPPSLVPKFWELIKESGKVSKIALVIDLRSRAFFQEIQAMLIELENTSFINTRVLFLDATDEELVSRYKETRRTHPLAMDGLVTEGIRKERALLEETKVYAQTIINTTSLAPRELRERIMKEFKTTDTHTFRVEMLSFGFKYGLPIDADIVMDVRFLPNPHYVDALRPLNGQDAPVYDYVMSFAETQEFYHKFKALIDSILPGYKKEGKNNVTIAIGCTGGQHRSVALAERMGKELGNEYHVNITHRDKAKRKETVNRS, from the coding sequence ATGACGACAGATCACTTAGAATTAGTCATTATTACAGGAATGAGTGGAGCAGGCAAAACCGTTGCCATGCAGAGTTTTGAAGATATGGGTTTTTTTTGTATCGACAATATGCCTCCAAGCCTTGTTCCCAAATTTTGGGAATTAATCAAAGAATCAGGCAAAGTTAGCAAAATTGCGCTTGTTATTGATCTTCGTTCCCGAGCATTTTTCCAAGAAATCCAAGCGATGTTAATTGAGTTAGAAAATACTAGTTTTATCAATACGCGAGTTTTATTTTTAGATGCGACGGATGAAGAACTCGTTTCAAGATACAAAGAAACAAGAAGAACACACCCGCTAGCCATGGACGGGCTTGTAACAGAAGGTATCCGAAAAGAAAGAGCGCTTCTTGAAGAAACGAAAGTGTATGCACAGACAATCATTAATACGACTTCCTTAGCTCCAAGAGAACTACGTGAGCGGATTATGAAAGAGTTTAAAACCACAGATACCCATACTTTTAGAGTAGAGATGCTCTCTTTTGGGTTTAAATACGGTCTTCCTATTGATGCAGATATTGTCATGGATGTTCGTTTCTTACCGAATCCTCATTATGTGGATGCGCTACGACCTTTAAACGGGCAAGATGCACCCGTGTATGACTATGTTATGAGTTTTGCTGAAACACAAGAGTTTTATCATAAATTTAAAGCACTGATTGATAGCATTCTACCTGGATATAAAAAAGAAGGAAAAAATAACGTGACCATTGCTATTGGCTGTACTGGCGGGCAACATCGCTCTGTCGCACTTGCTGAACGAATGGGGAAAGAACTGGGCAATGAGTATCACGTCAATATTACCCACCGAGATAAAGCGAAGCGAAAAGAGACGGTGAATCGTTCATGA